GACTGCTTTCGAACTCGATTGGCCCGTCGCCGGGGTGATCGATGTACTCGATATCCGCACTGTCGTCCTGCTCGTCGTCCGCCGCGTCGCTGTCGTCGTCATCGCCGCCGAGACAGCCAGCGAGGCCGACAGCCGTTCCCGCACCGACCGCAGTGAGCAGTCGCCGACGCGACCGCGAGCCGAGGACTGGATCTGTCATTGTCGGATCAAGGGCGCCTCGTTGTATAATCACCACGGTCCGCGACGGTGTTGTCCCACTGCACTCAGTTCGTCTCGTCGTCCGCAGCCGACCCGAGCGCCGCGTACGCCGCCCACGACGGATCGACGCGCGGATGCTCGAGCGTCTCGCCGTCGACGACAACCCGCCCAGTTTCTCCGGCGGAGTCATCGACACGGCCGATTTCTGCAACGACTGTGCCGCGGTCCTCGAGTGCCCGACGCACGTCCTCGACACCCTCTGCGTCGACGGCGATCAGCAGCGAGCCACAGCTGGTCGCCGTCCAGGGATCGATCTCGAGGGCGTCACAGACCGCCTGCACGCCGGGTTGCATCGGGACGGCTGCGCGGTCGATGTCGAATCGCACGCCCGCGCCGTCGGCCATCTCGTTCAACGCGCCTGCAAGACCGCCTTCGGTCACGTCATGCATCGCCGTTACCGGACCCGACGCGGCCGCCGTGAGCGCATCTCGGACGCAGTGAACGTCCTCGAGTCGCGCTTGTGCGTCCGCAATCGTCTCGTCTGGGAGGTCAATCTGCTCGCCAAAGAGCGTACTCAGCAGTCCCACGGATTCCGCGGCGGGGCCGGTCGTCAGCAGGAGTCGGTCGCCGGGCCGTGCGCCGTCGGGGCGGATGATATCCTCGTGGTTGCCGACGCCCATCGCGGTTGCCGCGCCGATCCATGGATGGGTGGGATCGGAGTAGCGGGCCGTGTGGCCGGTGACAACGGCAACGCCGAGGTCGGCACACTCCGCGTGGATCGTCTCCCAGACGGTCGCAAAGTCGTCGTTCGTCATCGACTCCGGTAACGTGAAACAGATCGAGAGATGTGACGGCGCAACGCCGCTGACGGCCACATCGGCAAGGATCAAATCGAGCGCAAACCGTGCCGCGCGCTCGAGGCCGAGCGCCGGAAGAATCGAGATCGGATCGGTCGCGGTCACGAGCGCCTGCCCGCTCACGTCGATGACGCCGAAGTCGACGCCGTGCTGGGGACCAATCGCTACATCCTCGCGTTCAGCGCCGAGATTCGGCGCGATATGCTGTTCGAAGAATTGCCGGTCGATTTTCCCGAGGTCGCTCACGCTCGAGTGCTCGCAGGGGGCGCTCTTAGCGGTGGTGATCCGTGCTCTCGCCTTGAGTGCGAGGGTCGCTTTCGGCTACCAGTTGAGCATCCCACCGATCGTCAGGCCGATGACGAACCCCATCGGAAGCCACAGTGCGAGATTGTCCGTGAGCAGGCCAATGGACGCTCCAATCGCCAATCCAACGCCGATACCGATCCCGAGACCATCCTCCTCGTCGCCGCCGTCGGTTGCGACTGGCATGCAGAGCGGTGGGCGCTCTGGCAGAATAACTGTATTGCGCCGCCGAACGGAGCCAATTCGGTACCCTCGTGTTTGCTGGCTCCCGCCTGACGTAACCGAACGTGTTCACACACTGCTCGAGCATAACCGTGGATGGTTACTCACAACAGTAAAACCGTGTGTTCGCAAAGAGTGGGTAGATGGCGTACTCGTTCCCTCGAGAGACGGATTCTGACCTCGAGTTCTCGACGTCGGAACTGACGGGTGCGCTAGGAGATTCGGTTACAGTCTTGCCGCTGATCATCGCGCTGGCTGCGACGACGAGTGTCTCCCTCCCCCATGTGCTGGTCGGCTTCGGCGTCTTTCAGATTATCTGGGGACTCTACTACGGAATGCCGCTCTCAGTCGAGCCGATGAAGGCGCTCGTGGGGCTGGCCATCGTCGGCTCGCTGTCGTACCCAGAATTCGCCGCCGCCGGTCTCCTCGCGGGCGGTGTCTTGCTCGTGGTCGGAAAACTCGGCCTCGTCTCCCACCTCGAGCGCGTCGTCGGCGAGCCGGTCATCCGCGGCGTTCAGTTCGCCGTCGCGCTCCTCCTCCTCGAGTCTGCAGTCGGGCTCTCAGTCGGCAGTCCCGCCGTCGCTGTGGCTGGACTCGCCGTCGTCGGCCTGTTTGCGCTCCGCGGCTATCGCCAGTCGAGCGTGCTGGTCGTGCTGGCACTCGGTGCCGTTGCGGCCGTCGCTGTTGCTGGCATCCCGACGCCTCGCCTTCCTGAAGCCACGCTCTTTCCGGCAGGCACGCCAACGGTTTCTGGGGCCGCACTCGAGGGCACTGTCGCCCAACTCGGCATGACGATTGGGAACGCAGCGATTGCGACCGCGCTGCTGTGTGGTGATCTCTACGACCGAGACGTCTCGCCCGACGCGCTCTCGAAGAGCATGGGCGCGACCTGTCTCGCGGCGATTCCGGTCGGCGGCGTGCCGATGTGTCACGGTAGCGGCGGCCTCGCCGGCAAGTACGCCTTCGGCGCGCGAACTGCCGGGGCGAACGTCCTGCTTGGGGTCGGCTACCTCGCGCTCGCGCTGGTCGCGACCGGCGCACTGCTTGCGGCGTTCCCAACTGCGCTGCTCGGCGTCTTGCTCGCCGTCGTCGCACTCGAGCTTGGCCGGGCTGCGTTCGCCCCGCTCGAGGGGAGCCGAGCGCTCGTCCTCGTCATCAGTGTCGGCATCATCGGACTCGTCGTCAACGTCGGACTGGCGTTCGTGCTCGGAGCTGTCGTGTTCTGGCTGCTCTCGAGGTGAGCCGACAGGTCTGCGAATACTCTCTCTGCAATGAGTCCGAAGTGCATACGTTTTTGCGAGTACCGAGACATGCTTTCACATGGCACTCACGCAGGAACTCGCGGGAATCACATGCCCGGTCGTGACACCGTTTGACGAAGCCGAGCAAATCGACGAAGATGCACTCCGAACGCTCGTCAACTCACTGCAGTCGGCCGGTATTGACGCTGTCTTCCCGAACGGAACGACCGGCGAGTTCGCCAGTCTCTCACCCGACGAACGCCGGCGCGTCCTCGAGATCGTCGTCGACCAGGTCGACGGCGAACTCCCTGTCGTCGCTGGCGCGGGCGCAACCAGCGTTCCGGAGACTCTCGAGTACATCGACGAGGCCGCCGAAATCGGGGCCGACGCTGCCGTTATCGTCCCGCCGTACTTCCACACGGCGAACTCGCCAGCGGGCAATGAGCGCTATTTTGAGGCCATCGCCGACGAATCTGCGCTGCCGCTCCTACTGTACAATATTCCGGCTTGTACCGGCCAAGAAATCGCCATCGACACCGTCAGCGCCGTCGCCGACCACGAGAACATCATCGGGCTGAAGGACTCGAGTGGCGACCTCGAGTACTTCCTGGGAGCGATGGGAGCGACACCCGGCGAGTTTCTCCATCTCCAGGGCTACGACTCACTGCTCGTGCCGGCGCTGCGGATGGGAGCCGACGGCGGCGTGAACGCGCTGTCGAATGCGGTGCCGGGCGCGTTCGCCGAACTGTTCGACACTGCTGAGACTGACCGCGGCGCGACGCTGCAGGCGGCGATTGCCGACCTCTTCGAGGGCTGTGGCGCGTACGGCTTCGCCCCCGCCTCGAAAGCCGCGCTCGAGTATCGTGGCGTCATTCCGACCGATACCGTCCGCCCGCCGCTGATGACGGTTCCCGACGAGGGCCGCGAGACGATTCAGGCTGGCGTCGACGGCGTTCTCGAGCAGTAAGTCCTCGGGTGACCGTGGAGTCTCCCGATACGCTTTTGCAGCCCCTCGGGAACGTTCGTGTATGCTGACTCTCGGCGACCGACTGCGAACGGGGTGGTGCGGTCGATGACTGACGCGCCGGATTCACGCTCACGCGCCGATGCGTCCGACTCTCTCGAGGAGACGGCGATTCGCCAACTCGACGAGAACACCGTCGCTCGGATCGCCGCCGGTGAGGTCGTCGAACGGCCCGCAAGCGCGGTCAAGGAACTGCTCGAGAACAGTCTCGACGCCGACGCCTCTCGAGTTGATGTGACCGTCGAAGCGGGCGGGACCGACCTGATCCGCGTCGCCGACGATGGCCACGGAATGAGTGAAGCCGACCTCCGCGCGGCTGTTCGCGAACATACGACGAGTAAGATAGACGGCCTTGAAGACCTCGAGTCGGGCGTGTCCACGCTTGGCTTTCGGGGCGAGGCGTTACATACGATTGGCTCCGTCTCGCGATTGACGATCCGGTCGCGACCGCGGGCCGACGGCGAGGACGCCACAGCAGGCGCGGGAACGGAACTCGTCTACGACGCCGGCGAGGTCGAGCGCGTCGAACCCACGGGCTGTCCCGAGGGGACCAGCGTCGAGGTGACAGAACTCTTCGCGAACACGCCTGCCCGCCGGAAGTTCCTGAAAACGACGGCGACGGAGTTCGCCCACGTCAACCGTATCGTCACCCGCTACGCGCTGGCGAATCCCGACGTGGCGATCTCGCTGACTCACGACGACCGCGAGGTGTTCGCCACGACGGGCCAGGGCGACCTGCAGGCCGCCGTCCTCGCCGTCTACGGCCGCGAGGTCGCCTCCTCGATGATTCCGGTTGAGGCAACCGGTGACGAACTCCCGCCCGGCCCCCTCGAGTCCGTCTCCGGGCTCGTTTCCCACCCCGAAACCAACCGCTCGAGTCGCGAGTACCTCGCGACGTACGTCAACGACCGCGCCGTCACCGCGGATGCGATTCGCGAGGGGATCATGGGTGCCTACGGCACGCAACTCGGTGGGGATCGCTATCCGTTCGTCGTCTGCTTTCTCGAGGTGCTCGGCGAGGCCGTCGACGTGAACGTCCACCCGCGCAAGCGTGAGGTGCGCTTCGACGACGACGATGCGGTCCGCCGGCAAGTCGACTCGGCGGTCGAGAGCGCGCTGCTCGAGCACGGACTGCTTCGCTCTGGGGCACCCCGTGGCCGGTCTGCACCGGATGAAGCACAGATCACCCCTCACCAAACTGCGACTGCTGAGACGACCAGCCAGGAGTCGCTCCCAACGGAGTCAGCGCCGCCGACGGAGCAAGGCGGCGCGGACGCAGACTCGAGCACTGGTTCGGACGCGGAGTCTGACTCCGACTCGACCTCGCCAACCGACTCAGCGGTGAGTGGAGACACGACGGCAGCCTTGAGCGAGACTGCCGATGAGCCGGAGTCAGCGGACGCTGACAACTCGGCAACTGCGACGGCGTCACGCGCTGATCGGACGCCGGAGACGACATCGACGGCAGCCACAGAGCCACCAGTCACAGATTCGACAGCTACGGACTCGACAGTTGCAGATCCGGAAGTTGCGGACTCGACAGCCACAAAGCCAACAAAGGCGGCGACATCCGGGCTCGAGTCGGACTCAGCCTCGGAATCCGAACCGGAACTTGACTCGAGCCGAAAGTTCGACGGGCCAACCGAACAGCAAACGCTCGCTGGGGACGAACCGGCGAGCGAGGCGGGCGAGTTCGACTCGCTGCCGTCGATGCGCGTACTCGGGCAACTACACGACACCTACCTCGTCTGTGAACTGCCCGACGGACTCGCACTGATCGACCAACACGCCGCCGACGAGCGGGTGAACTACGAACAACTGCGAGCGGCGTTCGAAGACGAGCCGGCTGCTCAGGCGCTGGCCTCGCCGGTCGAACTCGAGTTGACGGCGCTCGAGGCCGCGGCGTTCGAAGATGCCGTTGACGCCCTCGAGCGACTCGGTTTTTACGCGAATCGCGTCGACGACCGAACCGTTGCGGTGACGACCGTCCCGGCAGTGTTTGCAGAAACGCTCGAGCCGGCAACCCTGCGGGACGTTCTGACGTCGGTTATCGATGGCGACCACGAGGCGGGCGCGGAAACGGTCGACGCACTGGCTGATGAGTTCCTTGGCGACCTGGCCTGCTATCCGTCGGTGACTGGCAACACCTCGCTCACGGAGGGCTCGGTCGTCGACCTGCTGTCAGCACTGGACGACTGTGAGAATCCGTACGCCTGCCCGCACGGTCGGCCGGTGATCGTCCGGATTGACGGCGACGAACTCGAGGATCGGTTCGAACGGGACTATCCCGGCCACGATGCCTCCCACTATCGCTGAATTGGATTCCATCGTCTATAGCAATTAGCAATACGATAGGTACGCAGGTGTTGTCGCTTCATTTGACACAGGGCCTCCGCTGGAGGCGACATTCGAGAACACACTCTTTTCCCGTGAATTGTCAGAACGCTTTAACACGGGGCGTTTTATTACTGCTTTCGTTGTTCGTATCCCTACTCTTGCAATGACCAACTCGGACGAGAGCGCCCAGCACGCATTCGAACTTCGCCGTCATCTGGGGGTTATCCACTCGCAGGCGACGCTGCTCGAGGACGAAGCATTTGGGCCGATCACCGCTGACCAACGCGATGCCCTCGAGGAGATCATCGCAGCGTCGCTGGCACTGACCGGCGAGACCGCGACCACGGTTGAGCCTGCTGTCGAGGGATACGTTACCGACCACGACGCACAGATTCTCGAGGAGTCCCCGTCCGAGCTAGCGTCACCAGTGACTCCGACAGAGATCGTGCTTGCGCTGGACCGCGACGATGAGTTCGTCGACTTGCTGGCGAGACAGTTCGAACGGGCTGGATACACGACACAGAGTGTCACAGAGGCTGCTGAACTACCAGCACTGCTCGAGCGGCCGGAGCCACAGCATCTCGTCCTTGACTGTCGGTTCCCGTCTGGGCCATTCCTCGAGTCACTCGAGCGAACAATCAACGCAACGGACGGTGAGACGGCAGTGACGCTCGTTTCGACCGTCGTTGCACCACTGATGAACGCGGACAGAGGCGGCGATGCAGACACGGACGCAGGTACGAATGCGGACGGAGACGCGGATACAAATGTGGACACAGATCAGGTCTCTGTCGCACCAGCCGGAGCAGGGCCGCTGCAGGGACTCGCTGGCATCCTCTCACCAACTGTTTCGGTGAGAACTCTCGAGGCGCTGTTCGAAGCGCGGTTCGGGCTGACCGCTGCGCTACTTGAGGCTGACACGACAGTTGCCGTTGTCGGCGATGTCGACGAGCGGTTTCTCGAGACGCTTGAGGCAGTGACGGATTGCGGACACTCGAACGAACGGGATGCCTACGTCTCTTCCCGTGCACTCTCGATGGTCGATCCGGCAGCTGTCGACTGTGTCTTTCTCACTAGCGAGGCCGTCGACCGAACCGACGACGCGACGCTGGCTGCGTTTCGCAGACCGACTGATGACGAAGCGACTCCAGTCGTCGTTGTCGATGAGTTGCCGGTCGAGACGGCGGAGCGACCGGACGACGCGGACAACGAGTGGCTGCCGATTCGCGGCTATCGAACGCCGCGAGCGACGCCGTTGACAGCAACCGAACTCGCAGCAGTAGTACTGACAGTGATTGAGCCGACTCCAGACACCGAATGACCCACCAGATCCTGATCGCCGAAGACGATGAACCAATCATCGAAATTCTTCGCTACCGACTCGAGTCCGATACATTCGACGTCGAAGCCGTTACCGACGGCGACGACTGCTGGGAGACCTTAGAGGCAGCCGAGGAATTGCCCGACGCGCTCTTGCTCGATGTGATGATGCCAGGGCTCGACGGCTTTACGGTTCTCAAACGGATCCGCGATGATTCGCGTTATGACGACCTCGTCGTGATTCTCGTCACCGGACGCGGCCTCGAGGAAGACGTCGTTCGTGGATTCGAACTCGGTGCAGATGACTACGTCATGAAACCGTTTAGCCCGTCCGAAATAGCTGTTCGCCTCAAGCGCTCGCTCCGATAATGGTCCTGCTGACGATTTTTGTTGTGATCGTCGCTATCTGTCTGTTCGTCGGGCTGTTCACGCTCGCCCTGTCGATTGCACGATACTGGTTTGACCGCCGCGAGGACGCCACTCGTCCCGAACTTCGTCCGAAACTGTTCGCTTACCTCGAGGAGCCAGGTCCGGACGCAGCGGCATGGTACGACTCGCTCTCGATCAGCGAGCAGTACGTCGTTCGCCGCCAAATCCTCGAGTATCTGCGGCGACTCGAGGGGAGCGATCATCGCAAGTTCGTCGCGCTGTCGGCCGCGCTTGGACTCGATGACCGCGCTGTGTCGTTATGTACGCGCCGCTCGGAGTTTAATACGCTTCGCGGACTGATTTGGTTGACGCTGCTCAAGCAGTCGATGCCCACGGAATTTTTGCGCCGACACTGCATGGCAACCTCGGAGACGCGCGCGGCTGCCGCACGATTGCTCTGTGCTGTCGACGAGGAAACGACTGGCATGGACGGCACTGCGTTACTCCTTCAAGACGGAGAGCAATCGCTGTCGGTGTACGGACTCGATACGCTCTATCAACTCAACCGCTCAGATTCGACGCCGTTGCTGTCGAAGGCGGCAGCCGACGCGAGTTGGTGGAACGACCGGTTGCTGTTGCAGTGTCTGACCGTTCTCTCACACTGCCAGTCTGCTGAGCGAACCGAGCAGTTCGCGTGGCTTCCACCCCTGCTCGAGGATGAGTCGCCACAGATACGGGCCGGCGCGTTGCTGGCGTTCGCACGGCAGGGCTGGCGCGGTGCGTTCCGCGACCACGTCGTCGTCGAACAGGTCCTTTCTGATCCCGAGCCACTGGTTCGAACGGCTGGCTACGAACTGCTCGGCCAGTGGGGAGACAGCAATGCACTCGAGTGGCTGCGCTATGGTGCCTACAATGATCCGGACGACCGCTCGCGACTCGCTGCCGCCCGGACGCTACTCGGACATGGATACACGCTTGCGAGTATGCCACCTGCCGAGACCGATGCCGGTCGAACGATTGCGTGGGCCAAACGTGAACGCCGATCTAGACGGAGGATTGCAACCGGATGGTCGTAGCCGCCGACCCCGCGC
The Natronolimnobius baerhuensis DNA segment above includes these coding regions:
- a CDS encoding HypE family hydrogenase expression/formation protein, which produces MSDLGKIDRQFFEQHIAPNLGAEREDVAIGPQHGVDFGVIDVSGQALVTATDPISILPALGLERAARFALDLILADVAVSGVAPSHLSICFTLPESMTNDDFATVWETIHAECADLGVAVVTGHTARYSDPTHPWIGAATAMGVGNHEDIIRPDGARPGDRLLLTTGPAAESVGLLSTLFGEQIDLPDETIADAQARLEDVHCVRDALTAAASGPVTAMHDVTEGGLAGALNEMADGAGVRFDIDRAAVPMQPGVQAVCDALEIDPWTATSCGSLLIAVDAEGVEDVRRALEDRGTVVAEIGRVDDSAGETGRVVVDGETLEHPRVDPSWAAYAALGSAADDETN
- a CDS encoding putative sulfate/molybdate transporter, whose protein sequence is MAYSFPRETDSDLEFSTSELTGALGDSVTVLPLIIALAATTSVSLPHVLVGFGVFQIIWGLYYGMPLSVEPMKALVGLAIVGSLSYPEFAAAGLLAGGVLLVVGKLGLVSHLERVVGEPVIRGVQFAVALLLLESAVGLSVGSPAVAVAGLAVVGLFALRGYRQSSVLVVLALGAVAAVAVAGIPTPRLPEATLFPAGTPTVSGAALEGTVAQLGMTIGNAAIATALLCGDLYDRDVSPDALSKSMGATCLAAIPVGGVPMCHGSGGLAGKYAFGARTAGANVLLGVGYLALALVATGALLAAFPTALLGVLLAVVALELGRAAFAPLEGSRALVLVISVGIIGLVVNVGLAFVLGAVVFWLLSR
- a CDS encoding dihydrodipicolinate synthase family protein, whose product is MALTQELAGITCPVVTPFDEAEQIDEDALRTLVNSLQSAGIDAVFPNGTTGEFASLSPDERRRVLEIVVDQVDGELPVVAGAGATSVPETLEYIDEAAEIGADAAVIVPPYFHTANSPAGNERYFEAIADESALPLLLYNIPACTGQEIAIDTVSAVADHENIIGLKDSSGDLEYFLGAMGATPGEFLHLQGYDSLLVPALRMGADGGVNALSNAVPGAFAELFDTAETDRGATLQAAIADLFEGCGAYGFAPASKAALEYRGVIPTDTVRPPLMTVPDEGRETIQAGVDGVLEQ
- the mutL gene encoding DNA mismatch repair endonuclease MutL, encoding MTDAPDSRSRADASDSLEETAIRQLDENTVARIAAGEVVERPASAVKELLENSLDADASRVDVTVEAGGTDLIRVADDGHGMSEADLRAAVREHTTSKIDGLEDLESGVSTLGFRGEALHTIGSVSRLTIRSRPRADGEDATAGAGTELVYDAGEVERVEPTGCPEGTSVEVTELFANTPARRKFLKTTATEFAHVNRIVTRYALANPDVAISLTHDDREVFATTGQGDLQAAVLAVYGREVASSMIPVEATGDELPPGPLESVSGLVSHPETNRSSREYLATYVNDRAVTADAIREGIMGAYGTQLGGDRYPFVVCFLEVLGEAVDVNVHPRKREVRFDDDDAVRRQVDSAVESALLEHGLLRSGAPRGRSAPDEAQITPHQTATAETTSQESLPTESAPPTEQGGADADSSTGSDAESDSDSTSPTDSAVSGDTTAALSETADEPESADADNSATATASRADRTPETTSTAATEPPVTDSTATDSTVADPEVADSTATKPTKAATSGLESDSASESEPELDSSRKFDGPTEQQTLAGDEPASEAGEFDSLPSMRVLGQLHDTYLVCELPDGLALIDQHAADERVNYEQLRAAFEDEPAAQALASPVELELTALEAAAFEDAVDALERLGFYANRVDDRTVAVTTVPAVFAETLEPATLRDVLTSVIDGDHEAGAETVDALADEFLGDLACYPSVTGNTSLTEGSVVDLLSALDDCENPYACPHGRPVIVRIDGDELEDRFERDYPGHDASHYR
- a CDS encoding response regulator, whose protein sequence is MTNSDESAQHAFELRRHLGVIHSQATLLEDEAFGPITADQRDALEEIIAASLALTGETATTVEPAVEGYVTDHDAQILEESPSELASPVTPTEIVLALDRDDEFVDLLARQFERAGYTTQSVTEAAELPALLERPEPQHLVLDCRFPSGPFLESLERTINATDGETAVTLVSTVVAPLMNADRGGDADTDAGTNADGDADTNVDTDQVSVAPAGAGPLQGLAGILSPTVSVRTLEALFEARFGLTAALLEADTTVAVVGDVDERFLETLEAVTDCGHSNERDAYVSSRALSMVDPAAVDCVFLTSEAVDRTDDATLAAFRRPTDDEATPVVVVDELPVETAERPDDADNEWLPIRGYRTPRATPLTATELAAVVLTVIEPTPDTE
- a CDS encoding response regulator transcription factor, with amino-acid sequence MTHQILIAEDDEPIIEILRYRLESDTFDVEAVTDGDDCWETLEAAEELPDALLLDVMMPGLDGFTVLKRIRDDSRYDDLVVILVTGRGLEEDVVRGFELGADDYVMKPFSPSEIAVRLKRSLR
- a CDS encoding HEAT repeat domain-containing protein, which codes for MVLLTIFVVIVAICLFVGLFTLALSIARYWFDRREDATRPELRPKLFAYLEEPGPDAAAWYDSLSISEQYVVRRQILEYLRRLEGSDHRKFVALSAALGLDDRAVSLCTRRSEFNTLRGLIWLTLLKQSMPTEFLRRHCMATSETRAAAARLLCAVDEETTGMDGTALLLQDGEQSLSVYGLDTLYQLNRSDSTPLLSKAAADASWWNDRLLLQCLTVLSHCQSAERTEQFAWLPPLLEDESPQIRAGALLAFARQGWRGAFRDHVVVEQVLSDPEPLVRTAGYELLGQWGDSNALEWLRYGAYNDPDDRSRLAAARTLLGHGYTLASMPPAETDAGRTIAWAKRERRSRRRIATGWS